CGCCAGCACGCCCATGGCAACGAGCAGCGCGCCGTGCACGCCGTGGAACGCCGAGCGCTCCAGCAGCAGCGCGGTGGCGATCACCGACAGCACCACGATGGCGCCCAGGTACGACGTCAGTGGCGAGGCGCTGCTGGTGCGTTGCAGGGACTCGATCCACGGGCGACGCATGCGCGTCTGCTTTTCCAGCGCGGCCTGGCCGCCGCCGATCAGGTAAAAGCCCACGTGGCTGTGGCGCAGGTCGTCGCTGCCGGCCTGGGATTGCGCCAGTTGCAGCGCTTGCGCAGCCACTTCCACCTCCGAGTAGTCGGAGCGCTTGGCGATATTTTCGATGACGTGGCGGTACTGGTCGCGGGTGGCGAATTCCATCTGGCCGTACACGCCGGCCGGGTCCTGGCGCAAGGTCTGTTCGACCATGCTCATGGTCTCGACGAACTCCTGCCAGTCCATGGTGCCCAGGTAGCGCAGGCTGCCGATGCTGTTGGCGATCGACACCTGGTCGGCGGCCTGCTGCTGGATCTCGGCCTGGATCTGCTGTTCGATGGTCTGGCCGGCATCGGCCAGGCGGCTGGTGATCCAGGTCAGCGCCATGGTCAGCGCCGGGCTTTGGCCCTGCAGGCGGCGCGACAGCTCCGCCACGAAGGCGCTGGTGATCGGCGGATTGGAGCGGGCCATGTCGGCCACTTTTAAAATCAATCCGCTCGGGTTCTTTTCCGCTTCCTCGCTCATCTGGTCGGCCCAGCTGTTGGCCAGGTCGCGTTCGGCGCGGTTGTCCGCCACGCGCGCGGCCACGCGGCGCAGGTTTTCGATCAGCGCCAGGCGCAGCATGATGGGAATGGCCCACAATTCGCCCAGCTTGAGTGGCGCGATTTCCTGGTACGCATCGACAAAGCGCGACAGCGATTCCGGATCGACGCGGCCATCGCCGTGCGAGATGATCTCGAGCGCCAGCTTGTACACGCGCGGACAGCCCTCGGGCGCGCCCTTGGCCAGGCGTGGCAGCTCCTTGCTGTAGTCCTTGGGCAGGTGGCGGCGCGCGATGCGGATCTGTTCTTCGATCAGGTACAGGTTATCGAGCAGCCATTCGGAGGCAGGCGTGATCTGGCGGCCATCCTTGATGGCGGCGGTCAGCTCGTCGCAGGTGGCGCTGATCACTTCCGCGTTGTCGCTGAGGCGCGCGAGCAGCTGGTCGCCGCCGCCGCGCAGGCTCAATTCGTGGTGGGAAGCGAGCGAGCGGCCGTGCGCGGCCATCTGCGCCGCGCTGAAAAGCTCCGCTCTCAAGGGCAGGTCTTCGTCTTCGTCGGAGACCATGGCCGCCGTATTGGATTCGCGAAAGCCGAGCGACATCTCGGGGAGCAGGGGATTGGACTTGTTCAACGTAAACCTCGCTTGGACGTGCGCGACAAAACCGCGTCCGGTAAGCTGGCGCGGTGATTAGTGGGAATGTGTGCCAAGCAATGATACGTCTCGTAACAATTTGCTACTGTGCGCTTACGAACATAAGCGCAAAGGGCCGCTCGAAGCGGCCCCTTTCAATCACTTTTGTGAGCGGTTCAGGCCGCTAGTGCCAGGCCGCCGGTGAGGCTGTAGCTGCTGGTGTGGCCGAGCCGGCGCAGGCATTGCGCAGCTTTCATGCTGCGGTTGCCGCTGCGACAGACGAAGACCAGCGGCGCATGGATGTCGCCGCGCAGCCACACGCTGGCGTGCTCGACCAGGCGACTCAGCGGCACGCTCTGCGCCGCATGCGCGCCCGCTGGCGCCGGCACCGTGGCGGCAAACTCGTACGGCTCGCGCACATCGACCACTACCGCGCCGGGATGGGCATGCAGGAATGCCTGCAGCGCGCTGCTGTCGAGTTGCAGGTCGGCAGCAGCCTGGTCGCCGCCATGGCCGGCACAAAGCTGGTTGCGGGCATCGCGGGTCGGGCACAGCAGGGTCTGCGCGGTGGTGATGACCGGCAAGGCCAGGTCGGCATGCGCGGTGAAGGCGAAGCGCACATCAGCAGCCATCATGCTGGCGCCGTCCTTGCTGCCCAATAAATAGGCGCGCGCGCCCTCCCCGGCCGACACCTGCGCCAGCACCTGGCTGCCGATGGCAACCGCGTTGACTTCGGCGCCATCGCCCAAGGTCAGGCGATGGGCCGTGATGGCCGGCCAGCCGAACGCGTCCGTCATCGCCTGGGTATCGTAGTGGGCGCCCAGCGACCGGGCCAATGGCGCGTGATCGGCGCCGGCGGTGGTGGCCACGATGGCCAGCACCCGGTAGTTATGGCCGCGCACGATGGCCGTGATGCGCGCGGTCAGCGTGGGCAGCGGATCGATCACGATGCAGCTGCGGCTGGCCGCGTCCAGCACCAGCCAGCCGCACTCTCCCTCCACGCCCAGTTGCAGCAAGCCGTCGTCGGGCTCGGCGCTGGGCTGGTCGGCGATCATGCCTGCGGCGCGCAGCGCGGCGCCGCAGTGGGCGATGCGCTGGCAGGCAGTGGCGATGGTGGCCTCATCAACCATGGCGCCAAACGACATGCGGATGGCGCCGGCGCTGCGCCACAATGGCAGGCCCATGGCGTCGAGTACATAGCTGGGCGCAGCCTTGCTGGCCGAGCAGGCGCTGCCGGCGCTCACGCGCACCCGCGCCGCATCGAACACGTCCATCAGCTCGCGGCTCGATACGCCCGGCACCGCGAAATTGATCGTGGTGGGCAGCGATTTGTCGAAAGCATTGTTGAACACCACGCCGGGCAGCGCCGCGCGCAGGGCGTCGGCCAGGCGCGCGCGATAGTCGTGCAACTGGTCGTGGGACGGAAACGTGTCGCCGCGTTCGAGTGCGGCCAGCACCACGCCCAGCGCGGCGATGCCGGCCATGTTCTCGGTGCCCGAACGCTGGCCGGTCTCCTGGCCGCCGCCCATGATCAGCGGCGTGAATGGCGCGCCAGCGCGCACGTACAACATGCCCACGCCTTTCGGCGCGTGCAGCTTGTGACCGGAAAACGGCGCGTAATCGATGCGGGTGGCAGCCAGGTTCAATTGCAGCTTGCCCAGCGCCTGCACGCAATCGACCATCCACAGCGCGCTGGTGCCGCTGGCGGCAATGGTGGCGGCAATGCCATCGAGATCGCTGACCACGCCGGTCTCGTTGTTGGCGGCCATGGTGCAGATCATGGCCGCGTCCGGCGCCAGCGCGCGCAGCGCGATCAGGTCGTGCAAGCCGTCGCCATCGACCGCCAAGGCAGTCAATTTCAGGTTGGTGCCCAGCAGGCGGTTCCAGTGCGCCAGCGCTTCCGGCACGGCCTTGTGCTCGGTGGCGCCGTACACCAGCAAGCTGCCGGTGGCCTCGCCCCGGGCCTGGCGCTCGCGCACCGCCACCAGCGCTGACAACACGGCGGTCTGGATGCCCTCGGTGGCGCCGCTGTTGAACATCAACCGCCCATCGCCCACGCCCAGCAGGCGCACCGCGCACTGGCGCGCCTGGTCGAGCACGACCTTGGCGCGCAAGCCGGTGCCGTGGGAGCTGCTGGGGTTGCCGTAACGCTGGCCCATGATGTCGGCAGCAGCCAGGGCGGCGGCAGGCAGGATGCAGGTGGTGGCATTGCCGTCGAGGTAGATTTCGTTATTCATTTTAAAGGGCAGGAAGGCGGTCGATATGAGCTAAACAGTTTAGCGAACTTTCTAGGAGAAAACATGCCAAAGCCGACTGCGTTATCTACCCATAAAAGCATGTTCATGCTTCTCATGGAATTTCGGTAGAATGAATTAACTTCCATTTATTAAAACAAGCCCATGCACTCACTCGACAAATACGATTGCGCCATCCTGGCCGCCCTGCAAATCGACGGCACCTTGTCGATCGCCGCGCTCAGCGAGAAGGTCGGGCTGTCGAGCACGCCGTGCTGGAAGCGGGTCAAGCGCCTTGAAGAAGAGGGCTATATCGAGAGCCGGGTCGCCATCGTCAACCGCCGCAAGGTGGGCTTGCCGGTGACCGTGTACGTCAGCGTGCGCACCGGCCAGCACGATGCCAAGTGGCTCGACCGCTTTGCCGCCGCCGTCATGGCCCTGCCCGAAGTGCAGGAATTCCATCGCATGAGCGGCGATGTCGATTACCTGCTCAAGGTCGTCACGACCGATATTGAAGGCTACGACGCGTTTTATAAACGGCTGATCAAGGTGGGACAGCTGACCGGGGTGTCGTCGGCCTTCTCGATGGAGCAGATCAAGTTCACCACCGCTTTGCCGCTCGACCTCGTACCCTACGCTTGAACAATGCACCATTCCGGTGCGAGAAATATCATGCCGTGAGATAATTCTGCTTTAAATACTTGGTTTAAGGCTTATGCGCGCACTCTTCAGCTGGCTGCCCGGCCCTAGCAATGTCAGTCGCCCCGAACAGTTGCGCGCCGCCGCTGGCGCCCTGTGCGGCCTGTTGATCACCGCCCTGTTCGCCCATTATTTATTGGCGCGGACCGGCACTTCCATCTTCATGATTGCGCCGATGGGCGCGTCTGCCGTGCTGCTGTTCGCCGTACCGGCCAGCCCGCTGGCGCAGCCGTGGTCCGTATTCGGCGGCAATGTCATCAGCGGCCTGGTGGGTGTCGCCTGCGTGCGCTGGCTCGGCGACAGCCTGCCGCTGCCGTTGCTGGGCGGCCTGGCCGCCGGTCTCGCCATCGCTGCCATGTTCGTGATGCGCTGCCTGCATCCGCCCGGCGGCGCGGTTGCACTGACCACCGTGCTCGGCGGTCCGGTCGTACACGCGGCCGGCTTCGAGTTCGTGCTGCTCACGGTGGCCATCGATACCGCGCTGCTGGTCGCCATGGCCATGGTCTATAACAACCTGACCGGGCGGCGCTACCCGCACGTGCAGCAGAGTGCGCCCGTCAACGTCCATGGCACCAAGGATGATATACCGACGGTGCGGCTCGGTTTCAAGACGGAAGATCTCGACGCCGTGCTCAAGCAATACAACCAGGTGCTCGACATCAGCCGTGACGACCTCGCATCGCTGTTCATGCAAACCGAGCAGCGCGCCTACCAGCGCCGCTTCGGCGTGATCACGTGCGCCGACATCATGTCGCGCGATATCGTCAGCGCCGAGTTCGGCACCGGGTTGGAACCGGCCTGGCAACTGATGCGCAACCACCGCGTGGTGGCCCTGCCCGTGCTCAACCGGGCGCGGCGCGTGATCGGCATCGTCACCCAGACCGACTTCCTCGAGCATGGTGGCCTCGACAGCTACGCTGGCATGCGCAGCCAGTTGCAGCGCTTCCTGCGCAAGAGCGGCGTCACCCATACCGAAAAGGCCGAGGTCGTGGGCCAGATCATGAGCGGCCATCCGACCACCGCCCGCACCGCTACCCCGATCGTGGACCTGGTGCCGCTGATGGCCAACGCGGGCTTCCACCATATTCCGATTGTCGATGAGGAAGACCGTTTTGTCGGCATCATTACCCAGTCCGACCTGGTGGCCGCGCTGTACCAAACCCGGCTGGCGGAGGCGGCGGCCTGAGAGGAAAGTAAAAGCGTGATAAACCGTTTTCGATTGATACAATTTGTTGCGCGGCGCAGCTCGGCATGCCTTATCCTAGTCGTTGCATGAACCACCATGGACCAGGAAACAACGATGAAGCGACTCACCAGTACCGCCCGCATTTCCGCCCTCGCCGCCACCCTGGCGCTGGCGTTTATTCCAGTTAGCAATACCTTTGCCCTGCCGCTGGCCGACGCCGCCAACCGCCCCGTGCCGCGCGTGAGCGCCACCCCGGCGCACCAGGCGCTGCAAGCCATTGCCGACGAATACTACAACGCCGTCGCCACCTTCGAGCCGCTCGGCGCCACCGAAAACGGCGACAACCGCTTCGACGACCAGCTGGGCCTGAGCATCTCGCCCGGCAAGCGCGCCCTGCAATTCAAGCTGTACCGCGATTTTGCCCAGCGCATCAAGGCCATCAAGCGTGAAGTGCTGAACGCCGAAGACCGCCTCGACTACGACATCCTGCGCTACGAACTGCGCGGCCTGATCGCCATGGAGCGCTTCCCCGAACACCTGCTGCCGATTAACCAGATGGACAGCGTGCCGGTGGTTCTCGCCAACTACGCGGGCGGCCAGGCCTCGCAGCCGATCGGCACCGTGGCGCAATACGACGCCTACCTGAGCCGTATCAGCCAGATGCCGGCGTGGATCGACCAGGCGATCAGCAATATGCGCGACGGCATCAAGAAGGGGATTACGCAGCCAAAAGCCATCATGATCTCGGCCCTGCCGCAATACAAAAAACTGCTCAGCGACACGCCCGAGACCAGCATCTATTACACCCCGATCAAGAACTTGCCAGCGAGCTTCAGCGCCGCCGACAAGGCGCGCCTGACCGAAGCCTACCGCAAGCAGATCGCCGAGCAGATCATGCCGGCCCTGGGCCGCCTGGCCGCGTTCGTGGAAAAGGATTACATCCCGGTCTGCCGCACTTCGACCGGTCTCGGCGCCCTGCCCGACGGCGCCGCCTGGTACCAGGCGCGCGTGGCCAACGCCACCACCACGTCGCTGAAGCCGGACGAGATCCACGCGATCGGCCTGCGCGAAGTGGCGCGCATCCAGTCGCAATTCGAAATCCTCGGACCCAAGCTCGGCTACGACGGCCCGCCGGCCGGCCTGCCGGTATGGGTGGCGGCGCAACCGAAGTTCCGCCCGTTCAAGACCGAAGACGAAGTGCAGGCGGTCTATCACAAGCTCAATGGCGTGCTCGACACCAAGCTGCCGATGATGTTCACCTTGGTCCCGAAAGCCAAGCTCGACATGCGCCTGGAACCGGAACTGAGCCGCGACACCGCCGCCGACCACTACACGGCCCCGGCCATCGACGGCTCGCGCCCCGGCGTGTTCTGGTCGGTGGTGACCGATCCGACCAAGTACGGCAGCACCGGCATGACCACCCTGTTCCTGCACGAAGGCAAGCCCGGCCACCACTTCCACATCGCCCTGATGCAGGAACTGAATTTACCCGACTTCCGCAAATTCGGCGGCAACAATGCCTTTACCGAAGGCTGGGCCTTGTACGCGGAAACCCTGGGCAAGGAAATGGGCCTGTTCGACGACCCGGCCCAATACTTCGGCCACCTGAACGACGAACTGCTGCGCGCCACGCGCCTGGTGGTCGATACCGGCATGCACGCCAAGGGCTGGACGCGCGAACAAAGCATCAAGTACATGCGCGAGACGCTCGGCTACGACGAAGTGGCAAAGAGCGAGACCGAGCGCTACATGGCCTGGCCGGCGCAGGCGCTCGGTTACAAGATCGGCTCGCTGAAAATCGTGGAGCTGCGCCACCGCGCGGAGGAAGCACTGGGCGAACGGTTCAGCCTGCCCAAGTTCCACGAAGTGGTACTGGGCGATGGGACGTTGCCGTTGGCGTTGCTCGAGGAGAAGGTGGATCGGTGGATTGCGCAGCAGCAGTGATTGGGAACTGGTAGAGGTTTTTGGAGTCTGCCGCTTGTTGCGGTACAGGCTCCATCACGGGAGGTAAGTCATTATATTCCCCAGAATGTATACCCAACCATCACTGCCGCAGCGACGGAAACCCCTAGCAAGATGCTGGAAAGGATCTTTCCAGCACGTACACGCATGGCAATATCTGTCTCGAGTTTTGTAATCAGGCCTCTCATCGTCTCCTTGGGATGCAAACATTGACGCCATAAGATCGAATCAAAAAACAAAAAAGAAACAGTCTCGCTAGTCAGAAGCGACCAAGTGATGAGGATTTTACGCACTCAACTCTTCCGACTCAAGGCACATAAAGATGGCGTTTCCGTCATTCTGAGGCCCACTAACCAAAGAGTGCAAGTGCAGCAGGAAGCCGGCGAGGTCCATTGCGTTGGCATTAAGGCCGTCCCAAGGCGGCAATTGCGCCCATGTCGCTGCGGCATCCTTCAGTTCCTCTGTATCCGCTTTCCGAATAACTGCCGTGAACTCCTCGCAAAGTTGATAGTACGGCGCAACTGTCATGGGTACACGGGTGGCAGAAAATGCAGGCGCTCGCAGCGACTCGCTGAGCGAAGTGAATGCGCTCAAGTCGGGAACCGTGATGCCAGCGGCGGGAAATCGCTCAAATGCGTCGTCCCAAGTGGCCGTGAGAATTTGCTCTCTTTTACATCCAAAAAAATCGACCGACATCATGACTTCGTCCGATGATCGGTAGGGATGTTTTTCATCTGGTCTTTGGAAAGAAGGAGAAAAACGGCGCGACTATTCGCCCGCGGCGATGTCGACAACAATTTTTTCAAGATTCGATTCGTCACCCAGCACATAAATCTTCTGCTCCCGCAGCACCTGCAAAATAAACCCCTGCTGCTCGCGCAAGCGCCTTTTAAAATCCGGCAGCGTGTACAGGTTCGGATTGATTTTACGGCGCAACAGGCGCTCCGCCACCGGCAGCCGCGACAGCAGTTCGCCGTAGCTGGTGTTCTCGCCGATCAGCAGCAACTCCACCGGTGTATTCATGCCCTCGTGCTCCTTGGCCGTGGCGCCATACACGAACGCGACATTAAGGACGTGCTGCAACGGCGCCAGCGCCGAGTTCAGTACGCTCACGAGGCCGAAGGTCTTTTTCACCACGCTGGTCAGTTCCTCGTACACCATGCAATCGCGGTTCGGCTTGAAGCGGCGCACGTTGCCGATGCGCTCGGAGACGATCACGCCGGCCTCATGCAAGCGTTTCAGCTCGCGCTGGGCCGAGGCGCTGCCCAGGCCCGTCAGGCGCATGATTTCGTTCAGGTGATAGCCGTCGGTGGTGCGTATAAAAAGCAAACCCAGCAGTTTTTGCTGGGCGGGAGTGAAGAGGGCTTGGGCGATCATGAGCCAGATCTTAGCATGGATGCACTATTTGCTGGCAGTGCAAGATGGCCGCTGCGGCCATAAAAAAACGGCGCCCGCAGGCGCCGTTTTTAGAGAGCTAGGAAGCTGATTACGCTTCGTCGCCGTGCTGGGTAACCGATTCGGTCACTTCCACATCGCCACCGGACATGGCGGCTTTTTCTGCTTGCAGCAGGGCTTGACGCTCTTCCACTTCCCACAGTTCTTTCTCTTTGCGGGCGCGGTGGAACGCCAGACCGGTACCGCCTGGGATCAGACGACCAACGATCACGTTTTCTTTCAGGCCGCGCAGACCGTCGCGCTTGCCCATGATCGCAGCTTCCGTCAGCACGCGGGTGGTTTCCTGGAACGATGCGGCCGAGATGAACGAATCGGTCGACAGCGATGCCTTGGTAATACCCAGCAGGACGTTTTCGTAGGTCGCAGGGATCTTGCTTTCGCGATCCATACGATCGTTTTCGTCCAGCAGTTCCGAACGCTCGACCTGCTCGCCAACGATGTAGTTGGTGTCGCCGGCGTTGACGATCTGAACGCGACGCAGCATCTGGCGGACGATCACTTCGATGTGCTTGTCGTTAATCTTCACGCCTTGCAGACGGTACACGTCTTGCACTTCGTCAACGATGTAACGCGCCAGCGCTTCGATACCCAGCAGGCGCAGGATGTCTTGCGGATCGGCCGGGCCGTCCACGATCATCTCGCCCTTGTTCACGACCTGGCCATCGTGGACCAGCACTTGCTTGTCCTTGGTGATCAGGAACTCGTGCTTGTTGCCGTCCATGTCGGTAATTTCCAGACGCTGCTTGCCCTTGGTTTCTTTACCGAAGGCTACAGTACCGGTCACTTCCGCCAGCATGCCCGCGTCTTTCGGCGAACGTGCTTCGAACAGCTCGGCTACGCGTGGCAGACCACCGGTAATGTCACGGGTTTTCTGCGATTCGGTCGGGATACGCGCCAGAACCTCACCCACGGACACTTGCTGGCCGTCTTTCACCATGATCAGTGCGCCAACCTGGAAACCGATCGCTACTGCGTGTTCGGTACCAGCGATCTTCACTTCGTGACCTTCTTCGTTCAACAGTTTGACCTGTGGACGCAGAGTCTTGGTCAGCGAACCGCGACGCTTGGCATCGATGACCACCAGGGTAGCCAGACCGGTCACTTCGTCGACCTGACGGGCCACGGTCACGCCTTCTTCGACGTTCTCGAAACGCACCGTACCAGCGTACTCGGTGATGATCGGACGGGTCAGCGGATCCCACGTTGCCAGGGCCGTACCGGCCTTGATGACCAGGCCATCCTTGACGATCAGGGTCGCGCCGTACGGCACCTTATGACGCTCACGCTCACGGCCGTGGTCGTCGGTGATCAGCACTTCGCCCGAACGGGAAATGACGATTTGCGCGCCCTTGCCGTTGGTAACGTAACGCATGGTCGAGGTGAAACGGATGGTACCGTTCGACTTCGCTTCCACCGACGATGCCACTGCTGCACGCGATGCCGCACCACCGATGTGGAACGTACGCATGGTCAGCTGGGTACCAGGCTCACCAATCGACTGCGCTGCCACCACACCGACGGCTTCACCGGAGTTGACCAGCATGCCACGGCCCAGGTCGCGACCGTAGCACTTGGCGCACAGGCCGAAGCGCGTGTCGCAAGTCAGCGGAG
This is a stretch of genomic DNA from Duganella zoogloeoides. It encodes these proteins:
- a CDS encoding aminotransferase class V-fold PLP-dependent enzyme, which gives rise to MNNEIYLDGNATTCILPAAALAAADIMGQRYGNPSSSHGTGLRAKVVLDQARQCAVRLLGVGDGRLMFNSGATEGIQTAVLSALVAVRERQARGEATGSLLVYGATEHKAVPEALAHWNRLLGTNLKLTALAVDGDGLHDLIALRALAPDAAMICTMAANNETGVVSDLDGIAATIAASGTSALWMVDCVQALGKLQLNLAATRIDYAPFSGHKLHAPKGVGMLYVRAGAPFTPLIMGGGQETGQRSGTENMAGIAALGVVLAALERGDTFPSHDQLHDYRARLADALRAALPGVVFNNAFDKSLPTTINFAVPGVSSRELMDVFDAARVRVSAGSACSASKAAPSYVLDAMGLPLWRSAGAIRMSFGAMVDEATIATACQRIAHCGAALRAAGMIADQPSAEPDDGLLQLGVEGECGWLVLDAASRSCIVIDPLPTLTARITAIVRGHNYRVLAIVATTAGADHAPLARSLGAHYDTQAMTDAFGWPAITAHRLTLGDGAEVNAVAIGSQVLAQVSAGEGARAYLLGSKDGASMMAADVRFAFTAHADLALPVITTAQTLLCPTRDARNQLCAGHGGDQAAADLQLDSSALQAFLHAHPGAVVVDVREPYEFAATVPAPAGAHAAQSVPLSRLVEHASVWLRGDIHAPLVFVCRSGNRSMKAAQCLRRLGHTSSYSLTGGLALAA
- a CDS encoding Lrp/AsnC family transcriptional regulator, whose protein sequence is MHSLDKYDCAILAALQIDGTLSIAALSEKVGLSSTPCWKRVKRLEEEGYIESRVAIVNRRKVGLPVTVYVSVRTGQHDAKWLDRFAAAVMALPEVQEFHRMSGDVDYLLKVVTTDIEGYDAFYKRLIKVGQLTGVSSAFSMEQIKFTTALPLDLVPYA
- a CDS encoding HPP family protein, with the protein product MRALFSWLPGPSNVSRPEQLRAAAGALCGLLITALFAHYLLARTGTSIFMIAPMGASAVLLFAVPASPLAQPWSVFGGNVISGLVGVACVRWLGDSLPLPLLGGLAAGLAIAAMFVMRCLHPPGGAVALTTVLGGPVVHAAGFEFVLLTVAIDTALLVAMAMVYNNLTGRRYPHVQQSAPVNVHGTKDDIPTVRLGFKTEDLDAVLKQYNQVLDISRDDLASLFMQTEQRAYQRRFGVITCADIMSRDIVSAEFGTGLEPAWQLMRNHRVVALPVLNRARRVIGIVTQTDFLEHGGLDSYAGMRSQLQRFLRKSGVTHTEKAEVVGQIMSGHPTTARTATPIVDLVPLMANAGFHHIPIVDEEDRFVGIITQSDLVAALYQTRLAEAAA
- a CDS encoding DUF885 domain-containing protein; translated protein: MKRLTSTARISALAATLALAFIPVSNTFALPLADAANRPVPRVSATPAHQALQAIADEYYNAVATFEPLGATENGDNRFDDQLGLSISPGKRALQFKLYRDFAQRIKAIKREVLNAEDRLDYDILRYELRGLIAMERFPEHLLPINQMDSVPVVLANYAGGQASQPIGTVAQYDAYLSRISQMPAWIDQAISNMRDGIKKGITQPKAIMISALPQYKKLLSDTPETSIYYTPIKNLPASFSAADKARLTEAYRKQIAEQIMPALGRLAAFVEKDYIPVCRTSTGLGALPDGAAWYQARVANATTTSLKPDEIHAIGLREVARIQSQFEILGPKLGYDGPPAGLPVWVAAQPKFRPFKTEDEVQAVYHKLNGVLDTKLPMMFTLVPKAKLDMRLEPELSRDTAADHYTAPAIDGSRPGVFWSVVTDPTKYGSTGMTTLFLHEGKPGHHFHIALMQELNLPDFRKFGGNNAFTEGWALYAETLGKEMGLFDDPAQYFGHLNDELLRATRLVVDTGMHAKGWTREQSIKYMRETLGYDEVAKSETERYMAWPAQALGYKIGSLKIVELRHRAEEALGERFSLPKFHEVVLGDGTLPLALLEEKVDRWIAQQQ
- a CDS encoding winged helix-turn-helix domain-containing protein, whose protein sequence is MIAQALFTPAQQKLLGLLFIRTTDGYHLNEIMRLTGLGSASAQRELKRLHEAGVIVSERIGNVRRFKPNRDCMVYEELTSVVKKTFGLVSVLNSALAPLQHVLNVAFVYGATAKEHEGMNTPVELLLIGENTSYGELLSRLPVAERLLRRKINPNLYTLPDFKRRLREQQGFILQVLREQKIYVLGDESNLEKIVVDIAAGE